The proteins below are encoded in one region of Alistipes communis:
- a CDS encoding inorganic phosphate transporter: MEPIYTFMLAAMALLAVTGLFIGVMNDAANFLNSAIGSKAAPVRVIMAVASVGIIVGAVTSTGMMEVARSGMFDPSRFTFRDVMILYFSVMLANIILLDVYNTMGLPTSTTVALVFCLLGAALAVSTVVITSNDEISLVEIGRYINSTRAMAILAGILLSVILAFTLGTLVMYVSRAIFSFRYHTLFRRYGALWCGISFTAIVYFALFKGLQGVMNGSALFAYIDSRLALSLFVLWILCSILLFFLQMFGVNILKLNILAGTFSLALAFAGNDLVNFVGVPVAGYDSYMMARASGDAAMTMGGLATDASANILLLLAAGAIMIVTLWTSRRALSVSKTELSLSNQNEGEERYGSSVVSRGLVRAAMNVNAFYERIMPARLQRAVAARFEKLPEEEREGGSYDLIRATVNLTTASILISIATSLKLPLSTTYVCFMVSMGSSLADRAWGRESAVYRITGVLTVVSGWFVTGFGAFTIAFLVGLTLMYGGNAAVLIVSALCGWMLVRSNRRKNKAAAVETQQPAASRAKDTEGVIEECIAEVCYTMGQVTRIYDRTLIAVFKENRKVLREMVQQSNDLFYRSRERKYKVMPLLLRLQDNEIDSGHYYVQVVDYMNEITKSLLHVTRPCFDHIDNNHEGMTREQIEDLMKINDEVETIFTRINVMLRNNDFADIDLILELRDELFESIADAIKRQLKRIKNKQSSTKASLLYLTILNETKTMVLQARNLVKSQRYFLEHKTE, translated from the coding sequence ATGGAACCTATATATACGTTTATGTTGGCCGCCATGGCGCTTCTCGCCGTGACCGGTCTCTTCATCGGAGTGATGAACGATGCCGCCAACTTCCTCAATTCGGCCATCGGTTCCAAAGCGGCTCCCGTGCGGGTGATCATGGCCGTCGCGTCGGTGGGAATCATCGTCGGCGCCGTCACGTCGACCGGCATGATGGAGGTGGCGCGCAGCGGCATGTTCGATCCGTCGCGGTTCACGTTCCGCGACGTGATGATCCTCTACTTCTCGGTGATGCTGGCCAATATCATCCTGCTCGACGTCTACAACACGATGGGCCTTCCCACGTCGACTACCGTGGCGCTGGTCTTCTGCCTGTTGGGCGCGGCGCTGGCCGTTTCGACGGTGGTCATCACCTCCAACGACGAGATTTCGCTGGTCGAAATCGGCCGGTATATCAATTCGACGCGGGCGATGGCCATTCTGGCGGGCATCCTGCTGTCGGTGATCCTCGCCTTTACGCTGGGCACGCTGGTGATGTACGTCTCGCGTGCGATCTTCTCGTTCCGCTACCATACGCTTTTCCGCCGTTACGGGGCGTTGTGGTGCGGCATATCGTTTACCGCGATCGTCTATTTCGCACTGTTCAAGGGGTTGCAGGGGGTGATGAACGGCTCGGCGCTGTTCGCTTACATCGATTCGCGTCTGGCCCTCTCGCTCTTCGTGCTCTGGATTCTGTGCAGCATCCTGCTCTTCTTCTTGCAGATGTTCGGCGTCAATATCCTCAAACTGAATATTCTGGCGGGAACTTTCTCATTGGCGCTGGCCTTCGCCGGCAACGACCTCGTGAATTTCGTGGGCGTGCCCGTGGCCGGTTACGACTCCTACATGATGGCGCGCGCGTCGGGCGATGCGGCTATGACGATGGGCGGACTGGCGACCGACGCTTCGGCCAATATCCTGCTGCTGCTCGCGGCGGGAGCGATCATGATCGTGACGCTGTGGACGTCGCGCCGCGCGCTGTCGGTTTCGAAGACGGAGCTGTCGCTGTCGAACCAGAACGAGGGCGAGGAGCGTTACGGTTCGTCGGTCGTCTCGCGCGGCCTGGTTCGCGCGGCCATGAACGTGAATGCCTTTTACGAACGGATCATGCCCGCCCGTCTGCAACGGGCGGTGGCGGCGCGTTTCGAGAAACTGCCCGAGGAGGAGCGCGAAGGCGGATCGTACGACCTGATCCGCGCCACGGTGAATCTCACCACGGCGTCGATCCTCATTTCGATCGCCACGTCGCTCAAACTTCCGCTGTCGACCACTTACGTCTGCTTCATGGTTTCGATGGGCTCGTCGCTGGCGGACCGTGCGTGGGGTCGCGAGAGTGCCGTCTACCGCATCACGGGCGTGCTGACCGTCGTGTCGGGGTGGTTCGTGACGGGCTTCGGCGCCTTTACGATCGCCTTTCTGGTGGGATTGACGCTGATGTACGGCGGCAATGCGGCCGTTCTGATCGTATCGGCGCTGTGCGGCTGGATGCTCGTGCGCAGCAACCGCAGGAAGAACAAGGCGGCCGCGGTCGAGACGCAGCAACCCGCCGCGAGCCGTGCGAAGGACACCGAAGGGGTCATCGAGGAGTGCATCGCCGAGGTCTGCTACACGATGGGGCAGGTGACCCGCATCTACGACCGCACGCTGATCGCCGTTTTCAAGGAGAACCGCAAGGTATTGCGCGAAATGGTGCAGCAGTCGAACGATCTGTTCTACCGCTCGCGCGAGCGGAAATACAAGGTGATGCCGCTGTTGCTGCGCCTGCAAGACAACGAGATCGATTCGGGACACTACTATGTGCAGGTGGTCGATTACATGAACGAGATCACCAAGTCGCTGCTCCACGTCACGCGCCCCTGCTTCGACCATATCGACAACAACCACGAGGGGATGACCCGGGAGCAGATCGAGGATCTGATGAAGATCAACGACGAGGTGGAGACGATCTTCACGCGCATCAACGTCATGCTGCGCAACAACGATTTCGCCGACATCGACCTGATTCTCGAACTGCGCGACGAGCTGTTCGAATCGATTGCCGACGCGATCAAGCGCCAGCTCAAACGCATCAAGAACAAGCAGTCGTCGACCAAGGCCAGCCTGCTCTACCTGACGATTCTCAACGAGACGAAAACGATGGTGTTGCAGGCGCGAAACCTGGTTAAATCGCAGCGTTATTTCCTCGAACACAAGACGGAATAG
- a CDS encoding DUF2490 domain-containing protein, which yields MNLLRLFRQSLFSSGAACKRTLARNTRRLLPLAAALLFAATAQAQERRTTHDNDFRARFSFALTKQLGQRHSITLDEELRLKDNWSQLDRIYTTLSYAYDVRPWFKAAAFYVLIANDRGADRSMEMRHRFYLELTASYKTGAWNFSLRERPQATLHTAYVDPAVAAKTAWVLRHRLMAEYAVAGTGLKPYVFVELTQTLNAPETVGNYLEKVRSSLGAKYAFNKRSSLELYYRFDYKISDEPVFDDFPTVDYISSERESHHIIGLEYGYKF from the coding sequence ATGAATCTCCTTCGTCTCTTCCGACAGTCGCTTTTCTCGTCCGGCGCAGCCTGCAAACGCACGCTCGCCCGGAACACCCGCCGTCTCCTTCCGCTCGCCGCAGCCCTGCTGTTCGCCGCGACGGCACAGGCGCAGGAGCGCCGCACGACGCATGACAACGACTTCCGCGCCCGCTTCTCGTTCGCCCTGACCAAACAACTCGGCCAGCGGCATTCGATCACGCTCGACGAGGAGCTGCGGCTCAAAGACAACTGGTCGCAACTCGACCGCATCTATACGACGCTGAGCTACGCTTACGACGTCCGGCCGTGGTTCAAGGCGGCGGCCTTCTATGTACTGATCGCCAACGACCGGGGAGCCGACCGCTCGATGGAGATGCGCCACCGCTTCTACCTCGAACTGACGGCCAGCTACAAGACGGGGGCGTGGAATTTCTCGCTGCGCGAACGTCCGCAGGCGACTCTCCACACCGCCTACGTCGATCCGGCCGTCGCCGCCAAAACCGCATGGGTGCTGCGCCACCGCCTCATGGCGGAGTACGCCGTAGCAGGTACCGGACTCAAACCCTATGTCTTCGTCGAGTTGACGCAGACGCTCAACGCCCCCGAAACGGTAGGCAACTATCTGGAAAAGGTGCGCAGTTCGCTGGGTGCGAAATACGCCTTCAACAAACGTTCGTCGCTCGAACTCTACTACCGCTTCGACTACAAGATCAGCGACGAACCGGTTTTCGACGACTTCCCCACGGTAGACTACATCTCCTCCGAACGCGAAAGCCACCACATCATCGGCCTGGAATACGGCTACAAGTTCTGA